Genomic segment of Sarcophilus harrisii chromosome 4, mSarHar1.11, whole genome shotgun sequence:
GCTTTCTTTGTACATTATGATGCAATGTCTTTGGTAGCAAGGATGTGACTCTTATCTGGACACAGAAAAAGGGATCCCAGGAAAAGATGAAGATGATTCCAGTGGCCTTAGTTCTACTTGTTCAGGAGAGGAACTGGTTGCATTCAGCAGTCAGGGAAAGCTTACCCTGGGGTCCAGGGAATCCATTGGAAGGCCAACCAAAAGGGTCTCCATCTGTTCCCATGAGAGTATACTCTTGCTCCACACCAAACCAGGGTTTCTGGTTGGTCACCATATCCATTATCCGTTTACAGGTATGCCTCAAATTGGTCTCTggagtagaagagaaaaataaagaaaccatTAGGAACATATCTTACTCTCAGTCCTGGATCTGAGCATCATCCCAAAAAAAGGGCATTACTGATTTGgtagtagaattttaaaaaagctgaCTTGTTGCACTTGACCAACTATGTGAACTGGCTCCAGTTCATCACTTTGAACTCCAAATCTAATGCGAGCtagcattttatacatatttgaaGGGCCAAAGACAAGTTTGTTCTAATTAGAGAAGAAAGCTGTCCTTGAATTTGTCACATGCATTGTGTCCCGGAGAAAGTGTGGCTagaaaactgaatgtggagcCAGGGAAGACTAGGCTCAAAACTGCCTctaaaacttactagctatgtgaccctaggcaagtgacttaaaTTTCACTGTGACTTTTCTCAATTACAAAATGAGCAGAGTAGACTCCAGGGACTCTCTCAAAGTTCTATCAGCATTTGGTGTTCTAAAGCATCTCTGAGGAACtgcaaagaaattttatttctagttAAGGTGATGGTTAATTGAAGGCAATGTAGTGATTAGATCCATCTGGATACACCAAAGAGCAATAAGGTTTTTATAACCCCACAAGATAGCAGAAGTCTTTTATGATTACCCAGAAGATCCCCCAAAAGGCCATAACCAAACCAAATTTTAAccagttaaaaaataaaacaattcaagtTAAAGGTCAAGGACTTAGGAAGAAAGCAATTTACACCTTTTTATCTCACTATACTGGAGTGCCTCCCACATGACCAAGATCCACTGCCAAGACAACACTGGGCGCGAACACTGATTACCTTTCATTCACGTGACATTGTCCCTACATGGATCTTCAAGTGTCTCATGCATTGATTAGGTCAACACTGAGCAGGGTATGGTTGTGTGGGACAGAAAAACCATTTTAAGATGTGATCCATGCCCTGTTATTAATATTTGTGAAAAGACCTTCAGCCTAGCGTCTGGCACATTTGCTGCTGCTGAATGTTCAGCTGTTTTAAGTCTTGTCCAACTAAAAATcctatgtggggttttcttggcaaagataatgaagcggtttgccatttccttctttacttcattttacagatgaggaaactgaggcagacaggattaagtcagtagcccaggatcacagaattaGGTGTTCTGAGGACCCCTAGGCCCAGTACTTGTGAACCACTATGTCACTTACTTTACTGTGCCTTTGGCACAAAGCAAACTCTTATGTTCTCTTTCCCCCAAGATAGCGACTAAAATTGAGAAGCCTATGGGTAGAAATACAACTTTAAAAGTTGTTAAATGATAATTGGAATAGGCTAATCTAGCCCAAACTCCCATCACTGTCTAAGTGAAAAAGGTGCTGAACCCTAAACTAGTCACTTGGTAAAGAGGGTACTTGGACCAGGCCTGAGAAGATGAAAAGGAGGGGAAGCTTATTGACAGATAGCGAGTATATAGACTTTAGCTCAATCGGGGAACTCTTATCATGAATCCCGTCTCTATATTAATTAAACAAATGTAAATCATATAGCTAGCCTCTGCTAAAGACCTCCATTGACAACAAAAAGCTGCCTTTTAAGGATTTCACTTTCTAATAAGGGAGAccacatacacatattatatatatatatatacacacacacacacatatagttaaTATACATTAACTAGTATAAAAAGAATATCTTTAAGTGGAAAAGCACTAACTAGGACACCTGTAAAGACCTCTTATTACTTGAGTCAAGTCTTCAAAagaaaggaagccagggattctaagagatgaagATTTCAGGGAAAACATTCCAGAGAATGGGAGAAAGCCAATACAAAAGGCAGGAAATGGAGTCTCCATTACTCTCAAGCCAGCAGATTCAGCTTTCTCCTTATATTTGGCCAAAAATCTTCCTCCCCATAACTTTTAGCCATGATCCCAAGTAAGAGTCCTTTTTCTACAggaaattctttttcaaatatttgcagCTTGCCATGCTTCCTTCTTAAGTCATCTCTATTCCAGTCTAAACATctctagtttcttcaactgatttTCATGCCAAAGTTTTTGAGTTCCCTTATTATCCTCTCTCCCAGGGGCATTTCAATTTGTCCCAAGTTCATGCTAAATTGGGGCTCTCAGAAATCAAATGTCTTTTCTACCTTTTAAACATTTCTCTCTCATTTAtagtcccttctatttatttatgtggTGATCCTCATTCAACATCTTATGGCTCATTGGCCTGGATTACTACAACAGCTTCCTGAATGGTTCCCTCCTCTCTCCAAAGAGTTTATTAATCACTCTACCTTGTTCCAATCTAAATCACTTTGAAAAGAGGTAGGGGGAAATCTTTCAGTTCCTTATCAGAAAAGGGACAACAAGGATCCTTACCTGCAGGCTTGCGATTATACTTGAAAACTTCACAGAGAACCAGTTTGTTGGGCTCCTTTCGGAAGGGGTCTCGGAACAGAGCAGCAGGAATAAGGTACATGTCACTGTTAGAGCCTTCGGACTGAAAAGTGCTGGAGCCATCAAAATTCCATTCAGGTAGTtctgggagggggtgggaagagaaaaagattgaGGTGAGCCAATCAACTCCATTTAAAAATGTACATGTGTTTTCAAGTCAAGATCACTTCCCCAACCTTCTCATCTAATTGCTCCTTGTCTTCTAGAGAGAACatgaatataattcttttttatataagaatatatgtatgtgtgaaagagggagggaaacacacaaagagagagaagatgggtgaagggagaagagaagagagaaatcgTCAATCTAAAGAGAGTTGTTACTAGACTCAGCTTTAGAGATGGAAGGACCCAAGCTCATGTAATCTAACCTGAtgtaacagatgagaaaactcatgGAAAAGCTATTAGCCCAATACTCCCACAGTTAGGTAAAGAAACCACTATTTAACCTCAAGCCTGCTATAATTCACAATCCAGAGCCTTCAGTAAAAGGCTGTTCAAAATACAAATCTCtacttttcaaagtaatttttcagttgcatccaactctttatgaccccccGTTCAGGGTTTCCCTGCaaaggagtagtttgccatttccttagctagctcattatacagatgcTGAAACTAAGGCCAACAGGATTAAGTATcttatttgtccaggatcacatggctagtaagctTCCCACTGAGCCTACCCTACTGCCCCTACAGAGTGACTTAAGGTCAAGTTTCTTTCCTCATGGCTCACTGTCTTTCCTTTCTACTCACCCCACTTTTCCTCAGCAAGAGTTAAGCTAGCTGGAGTCACTATCCTATTCCAATTCTGTAGAGGGAAGGTGCTGAATgatcctgtacaagtcacttaacatctgagattgtgtcctcatttgtaaaacagaaattATAACTATATCTAATTCACAGgctaaaaaaaatgagataatgaatatatGGCACTTTACAAGCTTAAAGAGCTTGTTAGATGCCAACTATTATTATCACTGCCCTTGGATTTGCATAGGAAGCAATCTACCAGATCAcagatttttaatttctaatataattcAAATAGCCAATGAGATAGATGGAGATCCTTTCCTTGCGattttgatttaataaaaaaaggccCCCATTCTTTGTCTCCAACTGGAATTCAACTAAAAGCTAATCTGGTAGGAATTAGGGCAAGGGTTGCATAGAGTCTGCTCAATAGTTCAGACGATGACAGATGATATAAAACAATCTGCTCTGGACAGAACTAAAATTGAAAGAAGGGGAAGCTGCAGGTGGACCTTACCATCGATGCTCTTCGGTTCACTGTCTAGGGTCCGAGTTTTACAGCGCAGTCCCTCACCAGTGCCATCGATCCAAATGTACATGGCCAGGACTTTGTTTCCTTGAGGCAAGTTCATGTACATCTGCTTGATATTTTTGTTCAAGTGAGAACTGGCTGAGGTGGCCATGTTTGAAGCTGTCCTGGTTAGTTATAAagtagggggagagggaaggaaagagagggaggggaaaaataagaaaacatgagAACAGTGATCCCAAGCTGTTGCTAGATAAAAAGATTTATCCAGACAGGTAGAAGCATAACCAAAACATTAACTCCCCAGCTTTcagttaattaacatttattcattcaacaaatatttgagagTTTTAACATAAAGCAAAGCATTAAGGTAggtcctagaaaaaaaaaacaaaatagcccctactaaagtttttttgtttttttaactggGATTACAGTATGTACAAAGAATAATGGAATACATATAATAACTTGAAAAAGGACACACCAGCAGCTGGGTGGGTGGAAATTAAAAAAGGCTTCACAGAGATGGTAGCTCCCtgcagagagagatacagaagtTGAATCAGTTTGTTATGCGTCTTTTCTCAAGGCATAACAAGACCACAAATTCTATGAATGTATTAGAACAGGAAAGGGGGAATGGCCTAAAGGACAAAAACTTAATTGGAATGTCCAGCAGGCTTCCAAGGAAAGgatcaaagtactatataaaaccAACACTACAGATAGTTATTGATCCCATTACACAGTTTTTTAAGACACAGAGATGGCATTTTTCTTCACTCCCCTGAAGTGCTGAAGTTGGAATCAAATCTAAATTTACAAACTACACCTGGCCTCCCACTGGGGCTAACTTCAATCATTCAGGAAAACTCCCATTTCTAGAAACTAGTCAAAAGATGCTGTTTGTCCCTGGTTCTCAGCTAGAAACCAGGACATCAGGGTGTCGATACCATGACATTCCCAAGttggatttaagagaggaagGGCTGTTCAaaatcaccagtctcactttgtcctccagagccatctggatccagtggcaagatatagatctggagactggagatggctctggatgcagtgggagacttaaGCTAAGacttttaacaggtctcagtttgattgatgCTGCACCCATTCAGCGATTAAGGAGAGGTAAGGAAATAAGGTAAGGGAACAGCCTCTTTTTCCTTGcccctccaaattttttttcaatctgacAAAGGGAAGAACCCTATAAAATAGAAGGAATTCTGAAAAGCCCATGGGACAtccaaacaaaacaattcaagcTTCTTTTAAAGAAGCAAATACATTTCCAAAGTCAAGAGAAAGTACATTCATGGAAGTAGGAGGGCAAAGTATATGGGATATTTTGAAATTAACATTGAACAGAGATGCAACTGTTTTTCTATGGGTAACCGCAATTCAGTTACCACTTACCAAAATAGGTACTCTCGCTTTGGGGGAAAATTCACCTGGTCGGTCAAGTAATATTTGATTAGTCAAACTTTCAAGCCAGGTCCTCGAGGAACCACTGCCCAAAAAATGGACCTTAAATCAAAGCCAAACCTCCGCCTTTCCCCCAATATCCGAGAAATCCACTTCTCAGACACTTCCAGGGAGCCCTCCCTTCCAACTAACTTGTCAAGTCTAGTCAATTCACCCCGGGGCGGGtgtaggattttttttgtttttgttttttttaaagagaaagtacTTCCTCTATTGGCCAAGGAATctgtttttttaacttcagcgTCCCCTAACCTCAGGCTAACCCACTTTAGGCAGGAACACCCGTAGGGACTTAAAAGTGATCTGGAGTGGAAGCTGCAGCTCCACcgcatctcttcctcctcctccttcttcttcctcctcttctttcttccagaCACCCCCCCTCCCcgtctcctcctcttctccactCACCCCGGCCATTGTGGGATAAGGAAATCGATCTGATTAGGCCTACGCTTCAACCGTCTCTTTTTCAGCTTCTGTCCATGCCTTTCCTCATAGTCACTGGTCTCATACTGATCGCTGTGGTTCcgcttttccccctttcccctccggACCCGAGGAGAAGAGGATCGAGAAACAAGGTGCGGAGATATCGACCGAGGAGAAACAGTCTGGGAGGAAACTGCCTTCATAATCACTAACGGGGTCCCCCCTGACTTCAACGTCCGAGGAACACAGGAGCTGTACGAGGAGGCGGATGACCCCGAGTCTTCTGggctttcctcccttttctccctccctttccccctcgcTTCTTTCCCTTCCAGTGGTTGGCAAGGAGATGGaccccctgcccccctccccccacccctcccctccaGCTCCTGATTTTACGATCTTACAGAGAACTGTAAGAAGGAGCATGCCCCTCCTTAGAGAAGAGGGTGCCGGGGGGAGGGTGAGGCAGCCAGGCAGAATGTAAAAGAGGCCAGGCCGGCTGCCTTCTGTCTCTGGCCTCTTCCAGTCTCCGCCGGCTCTCAAGGTAACGCAGCAGCTCCGGAGGTCCCATTGTTTGGTCACAAATGGAAGCCTCGAATTGCCCCGGAATTGCCCCGGGACCTAGCGGGCGGTTGCAAGCAGCAGAGCTGGTGCACAAAGTGACAGGCCGGCCGCTgtcttacaaaaaaaataaaataaaaacgaAATCTAAaaacctttctcctcctccaggACGCGAAAAACGTGAAacctcatacacatacacacacacacccctctggGTTTCACTCCCACAAAGAAAATAACAGAACAGAAACGCCGAGCGGTTCAGATACTAAAATATCGGGCCACCGTCTAAGGCACAGCGGGTTTAGGGGTAAACACAGAAAAGGCCTTAGGGGAGGTCCTCCGCCTACTAACGTACACACTAAGAAAACAAcaccctcttccccctcccctcccccaagtctTTCAACGGAGACGCCCGTCCTCCGAGCACCCAGCATCGGCACAATCCTCGCCAACAAGATAAGGGCATTCTCGGATGCTCCGGAGCGACTTCGCACTACGGGGAAGGGGGAGGCATAAGGGGAAGCAAGAAGGAGAGACCTTGGAGCTAGGGGGCggggaagggaggaaacaagTTTTGCAAAACATGCTTCGCAGCGTCCCTTCCCGCCCCTCTGCGGAGGGCTCTGGGGGCTGCTTACCTGGGCCCGGAACGGGGCGTGCAAACAAGTTGTCAAAGTCGGGGGCGTAGGAGGACCGCTCCGCAGGCTCGCCGAGCAGGGGAGGCTCTAGCTGGTGGCCGCAGAGGCAAATGCCAAGGGAGCGGTTTCCATCCTCAGCTCTGCCCGGCTCGCCAGCCTGCTTGGCTCCATTTATTCCCTGAGCAGGGCCCGCCCCTGCGAGTCCTGATTGGCTTCCAGCGGCCGAGCGCCCGACCAGCTCAGCTGATGCAGGGCTCTGCAGTCCAGGCCATTGGGCAGGGGGTGGTGCCTGCCCAGGGGGCGGAGGGCCCGGGcccagggagaaagaaagggaagtggGGGATGGGGACGGCCgggtgggagaagaggaaagagaaagcagggctgggggcggggagggTCATCCGAGCCTGCGAGAGCCTGGCCCGCCCGGGGAGGACCCCGCCCACTGTAGCCgagatagagaaaaacaactgcGGCTGCCGGGGCCGGGGACTTCCCTCCAGCTGCTGCGGCGGCCCGACCCCTGCCATGCAATCTGCCAATTGTGTTCTCCCCCCATCCGCGCCTTTCCCCCAGCTGGAAACCGCGAGACCCCGCCCGGTGCAGCTTTGGAGAGCTTCGtcgcaccccccccccccgcct
This window contains:
- the GLUL gene encoding glutamine synthetase, which translates into the protein MKAVSSQTVSPRSISPHLVSRSSSPRVRRGKGEKRNHSDQYETSDYEERHGQKLKKRRLKRRPNQIDFLIPQWPGTASNMATSASSHLNKNIKQMYMNLPQGNKVLAMYIWIDGTGEGLRCKTRTLDSEPKSIDELPEWNFDGSSTFQSEGSNSDMYLIPAALFRDPFRKEPNKLVLCEVFKYNRKPAETNLRHTCKRIMDMVTNQKPWFGVEQEYTLMGTDGDPFGWPSNGFPGPQGPYYCGVGADKAYGRDIAEAHYRACLYAGVKIGGTNAEVMPAQWEFQIGPCEGIEMGDHLWISRFILHRVCEDFGMIVTFDPKPIPGNWNGAGCHTNFSTKAMREENGLKFIEEAIEILSKRHKYDIRAYDPKGGLENAHRLTGFNEASNIKEFSAGLDNHGASI